The following proteins are encoded in a genomic region of Ostrea edulis chromosome 7, xbOstEdul1.1, whole genome shotgun sequence:
- the LOC125654853 gene encoding uncharacterized protein LOC125654853 — MFTLETFLGIIFVLCVREVSAAYRSSYYYYYYYYSYSYTSYSSVSVIAGAIVGAVVFFVIVAVVIIIICKQSHRGRTLVHSTGGATVTAVSNTNNTVMQPPPQGGFYPPPPPVYNNPGYAPPGYNNPAYPPGAGPSDNTYGGFNQPQPNGFPAKY; from the exons ATGTTTACTCTGGAAACTTTTCTCGGAATTATTTTCGTCCTTT GTGTGAGAGAAGTTTCTGCTGCCTATAGAAGTtcctactactactactactactactactccTACTCCTATACCTCCTACTCATC TGTGTCAGTTATTGCCGGAGCCATAGTGGGTGCTGTTGTATTCTTTGTCATCGTCGCAgtcgtcatcatcatcatttgCAAGCAGAGTCATCGAGGACGGACACTTGTTCATAGCACAGGTGGCGCCACAGTGACAGCAGTCTCGAACACCAACAATACGGTCATGCAGCCTCCTCCCCAAG GCGGTTTCTACCCCCCTCCGCCACCAGTGTACAACAATCCCGGTTACGCTCCTCCTGGCTACAATAACCCCGCCTATCCACCGGGGGCAGGGCCAAGCGACAATACATATGGAGGCTTTAACCAACCACAGCCCAACGGCTTTCCAGCAAAGTATTGA
- the LOC125654173 gene encoding protein shisa-5-like isoform X1: MVSATSTWVFLVSFLSIINHVVSGSYCYYSYYYRYYYCYYYYDTSSGSIIGSVVGSIVVIIIIVVIGVIIFCKKHRQPGAIVQPASTNVTTVHHTNTTVPPMQPGYGQPMGYGQPGHGQPMGYGQPGYGQPMSYGGQPTFGAQPQSGYSQLPGSNPAYPPPPPAKY, encoded by the exons ATGGTCTCCGCGACTAGTACTTGGGTATTTTTAGTGAGCTTTTTATCTATCATAA ATCACGTGGTATCGGGCTCATACTGCTACTACAGTTACTACTACAGATACTACTATTGTTACTACTACTACGACACTTCCAGTGGGTCAATCATTGGAAGTGTGGTGGGATCCATTGTAGTGATCATTATCATCGTAGTAATCGGCGTGATCATCTTCTGCAAGAAGCACAGACAACCCGGGGCGATCGTTCAACCTGCATCGACAAATGTGACCACCGTCCATCACACGAACACGACAG TTCCTCCAATGCAACCCGGATATGGACAACCAATGGGATACGGACAACCCGGACACGGACAACCGATGGGGTACGGACAACCAGGGTACGGACAACCGATGTCATACGGAGGACAACCCACATTTGGAGCACAACCGCAGTCAGGCTACAGTCAACTTCCGGGCAGCAATCCCGCTTACCCGCCTCCGCCACCGGCTAAGTATTGA